A window of Natator depressus isolate rNatDep1 chromosome 3, rNatDep2.hap1, whole genome shotgun sequence genomic DNA:
ATTCATTATGACAAGTAAGTTGGAATAAATATGATCAAGAGCGCTATGcaaaattcttaaaaaaaaaaaaacccacagaaggcACCACAATTACAATAAAGCTTCATCCCCTCATgattcattcccccccccccaaaagtaatAAGACCAACAAAAGAAATCAATCATAATGCATAATTAGTCAAAATGTACAAGCCAACCAGCTGGCtcagcagggagaaaagggatGCAAGTTATTTTAACTAAAGTAAATGGCACTTTCAATCAAGTTTGGCTTTACTAGGTATTGTTCAGCTTGATTTTTCCTGTTAACAACTTGTATTTCCCTATTTAATTTAGCATTTtttgtgtgtattattttttagAAGAGTCACAGTTCCCAAAGTTAGTGAACTTTTGTCTTGAATTGCTCACAAGTTGTTCTGCAGGTTGCACTTTGGGTGTCCCTGGTACTGCCACTTGGTAGAAGTTTGGTAACCGGATGTCGTATCGAAGTCCTTTTCCTACGTGCACTCTGTCATTCAAGGCATATAGTTTATCAGCAATGTCATTCCCAATTAAAATTGAAAACAGACGTGAGATGAAACGGTGTTTAGCAAACAGCAAATATAGTTTCTTTCTCCTCCAAGCCACATATCGACAGTCTGTCTCTGCTGTAAGAGTTACCtgaaaatgagattaaaaatagCTAAATTCTGGTGTGCTGATGTTGACTGTACAATTGTATGAAGGCCTCAGGCCTGTTCTTCTTACTCAGAAGAAACTCCTATGGCTTCAATGGGAAAGCTGCACAAGTAAAAACTGCAGAATCAGGCTTTTATGACAATTGGCCACAGAAATCCTACGAATAGTCCTCTGAAAGTGCCACTAGCGCTTCTTGGATTGCTGCCTGTGCAGGTGCCTTAGTCTTTCTGCTCTGTATCTACAACAGTTGAAGTTAACTGAGCTATGTCAATTTAAGCCAGCTGAGAATATGACCCAAGACTCATTGCAGATAAAAGACAGGTGGGGAAGAAACCAGGAATTTCTAGTTTCCTTGGATCCGGAAGTTCTCTAGCTGTCAGCCCAGACGAAATGTAAAAATACCATTACAGAATACAAAGGCAGTCTAATTCTGAAATGCCGAACACGATCATTTTTTCTAAGCAATCAGATTTTGCAGCAACAATATAAAACTAAATAGAAAGGAGATACCAACAGAATACAGACATCACCAATCAATTGAGTAACCAGACCTCCCTCCCCTATAGACTCAAGTCTGGCATTTTCAGtaacaaaaaaaatacagtacattaATTTCTAAAGTGATTAACTATGCAACAGTTTAAAGAAGTACACAAAAACCCCTCATGTTTTACCTGGAAAATACCCTCTTCTGTGGGTCTAAGGGAATCCCATTCAGGAGAATCCAGAAATTGAAAGGGAAAAATATAATGCAGAAACTCTCCATCAACTGTCACTCTGATCCTACCAAAATACAGTGGATATGTCAATATTGCACTCATAAAAGTAGACAGAATAGTAAGTTACTTCTAATATTAAACAGCAGCTAGATGTGAGGTACTTTAATACTCAGTATAGggagttgaagtcagtggggtctaTGCTGATTTGTTCATACTGTTTTCTTTAAGTTTTTATATGCAGTTGGAACAAGCACACACAAAACAGCAACCAAGCAACTAAGGTTCAAATTCTATAGTCCTTACTCAAGGCAAGATCATTCTAAAGGTGACTGGCATGTGGAAGGGCTGAATGTTAGGCATATGGTGACCTGATATGGCGGATATACATAGAAATGGTGAAAAAGCATGATTCACCACCTTCTTCTAAGACCTATAGAACCCCCTTTGTTATTTTGTGGCTCTGCATTTTAGAGGGCTGAGGTGAGAGGGAGGCATGGTAGCCCTCTGGGGTGACATCCCTCATGTAACATATATGGTTTTCCCATGCAAGATAATGCTGTTTCAGAAGCTGTGATTGAGGCCAGGGGAATAGCATGGAGACACTGGGTCTCTGTATGAATGGCCTAGTCCTCCACAGACCAAGATTTTCATGAGTTAAAAAATTATCTAGGACTCAACTGGACCTTGTATGCCTCTCTGAGGGCTACTCAGGATGGGGCTTAATGCTCTCATCTCCCATGGGCATGGGGGTGCAAGTCTTTTGTCATACCCCAGGAAGGAGTGTAGCATGCACTTCCCTGCATGTTTGGCCAATGTGGAGGGATGGACATGTTTGGCCAATGTGGAGGGATGGACACTACAGCATAGCTAGCACTCATGCAGACACTAGCAGGGACTGTGGTTGTGCCCAGCTGTCATGGAGGGAGGCTGTTTGTTTCTTATGCCTTTTTCCACTCCTTGGACACCCATGAAGCAGCCAGGTACAATCTAGGCTATAATGTAGTGATACGCTATTAAAACAAACACAGCATTCACTGCTATACAGTGTAGAACAATTTTGTTTCCCATATTGGtcagaaaaatgaaaaggaggacttgtggcaccttagagactaaccaatttatttgagcataagctttcgtgagctacagctcacttcattggattcatTAGTCAGGTTATACTAATAGATAACACTTCTAAAATATTCTTatgttattaaaacaaaacaaatacagtgTACACATTGATTAATGCACTCATGCTCCCTTTATTTGAATTACttaaggaaaaatggaagtggTATAATACAATGGTCTGAAAAAATATTAGTCTCCTTGTTCTTTAAGCTGTTAGGCTTTTGGGCTCAAAGTGTTCTCATGCTGGAGACTTCCTGGACATGTTTACAGTTTTTAAACTGTCAACCTATTTAATCTCTGGTACTTGAATTAATTGTGAGCAAACAATATACAAATAAGGAATTACTGTTTACTTTTATATTTGgaaggatgaaaaaaaaaaacccaccctgtaAATAGATAACAAACTGATACAAACCTTCCAGACACAAGCATAGAGAGTTTATCAATAGGTGTTTTGCCTTGCATAGCATAACAATGCTCCTTCTCCAAAGTAACCACTTCTGCATCACAGCACAAGACAATCTTCCTAAAAACAGTCAAGGAGATTCCCAGAGGCTGAAAAAGAGAACTGTAGAGTTCCTGGAATTCTTTTTCAAAGGAAACACTCCGAACTTGGTAGGTTACATAAACAAATTGTATGAAGCATATCACAAACAGGACAAAATTCCAGGAGAATATATCAGCAGCACATACATCCAGCCAAGCCCATACAGAAGAGCAGAGAAAACCCAATCCAAGCAAACTGAAGACGTACATTAGCCCAAAGAATCCACTTCCTCCCATGAAGCCAACAACAAATAGAATACTAGCTAGATGGTAGATAGATCCCTCTGCCTCTTGCTTCCAGGCTACACAAGTAGGATGTGCATATATCAAGCTCTCCCAAAAACTTTCATTATCTCCCATGGCTGAAATAATTATTTGGTTCAGTTTAAGTTCTCTCTGCTTTctaaaattttatttatataggtaCAGGTACAGGGGTCCATTGCTCTTCCATCTTTGTAGCCACTGGTAACTGATCACCATAATCCTAGGCTCTTCTATTTTAAGCATCTAGGAAGTTAGTGTTCTCAGAAGTCCATGTTCTTTCTCACCGACTCATGTATCCTTCCGATTTGGTTGGATCCATAACATGATCGGATCTGGCCAAGTGAAGAAAAGAGAGGAGCATTTATACAAACATTTGCATAAATTTAGATAAAATTTCACAGATTTTAATGCCAGAAATGGGCActatgttcatctagtctgacctcttgcataatacaagtcacagaatttcaccaagtgcCTCCAGCCTCAAGCTCATCATAACTTCTGGCTTAAAGAAGTAAGGTGAAGGGGGAAATCCACCCTAGGTAAGttattctaatggttaattactctcactgttaaaaatttgcacacCTCATTtctagcaaaaaacaaaaacaaaaaaaccacaactttCCTTGTCTTAGATATCTTTCTTAACAACATTATTGTCAGTAggtctgtcaagcgattaaaaaagttATGGTGattaaatcacactgttaaacaataatagaataccatttatttaaatatttttggatgttttctacattttcaaatatattgatttcagttacaacacagaatacaaagtgtacagtgttcactttattttttttattacaattatttacactgtaaaaaacaaaagaaatagtatttttcaattaacctaatacaagtactgtagtgcaatctctttatcatgaaagttgaacttacaaatgtagaattatgtactgAAAAAgctgcaataaaaaaataaaacaatgtaaaacttcagagcctacatgtccactcagtcctacttcttgttcagccaatcgctcagacaaacaagtttgtttacatttgcaggagataatgctgcccacttcttgtttacaacgtcacctggaagtgagaacaggcattcgcatggcactgttgtagccagcgttacAAGATaattatgtgccagatgcgctaaagattcatatgtcccttcatgcttcaaccaccattccaggggacatgtgtccatgcggATGACTGGTtgtgctcaataacaatccaaagcagcgaggactgacgcatgttcatgttcattatctgagtcagatgccaccagcagaaggttgattttcttttttggtggttcgggttctgtagtttccacatccaagtgctgctcttttaagacttctgaaagaatgctccacagcttgtccctctcagatcGTGGACAGCACTtcatattcttaaaccttgggtcaagtgctgtaactatctttaaaaatctcacattggcaccttctttgcattttgccaaatctgcagtgaaaatgttcttaaaatgaacaacatgtgctgggtcatcatccgagactgttataacatgaattatatggcagaatgcgggtaaaacagaacaggagacagacaatactcccccaaggagttcagtcacaaatttaattaacatctttttttaatgagtgtcatcagcatggaagcatgtcctttggaatggtggctgaagcatgaagggacatacgaatatttagcatatctggcataaaaataccttgcaatgccagctacaaaagtaccatgcaaatgcctgttctcattttctggtgatattgtaaataagaagagggcagcattatctcctgtaaatgcaaacaaacaaacttgtttgtcttagcaattggctgaacaaaaagtaggactgagtggacttgtaaaatttcagagcccacattgttttgtttttgagtgcagttatgtaaaaaaaataaatctacatttctaagttcaactttcatgataaagagattgcactacagtacttgtataaggtgaattgaaaaataccatttctttataatttttacagtgcaaatatttataaccaAAAATATATACTTTGAAATCaacacaatatatatgaaaatgtagaaaaacatccaaaatatttaaacaatagaatacaaattgaaatttattaaccgTGCAATTAAAACGACAGCCCTAATTGTCAGATATTCAGCAACAGTCCTTTTACGGCACTGAAGGAATGACAAGTTTGGCATGATTGATTCCTTATTCAAATTAAGGAGAGATTGTGTGTTGTGGGGGTTATTTTATAGCTATGTCAAGAGCCTCACTAATTATATGCTAACATACAAGAACACTGTTTATTAATATTTTGAACTATGGACCATTTAtaaacaaaaaagtcaaaaagaaaaTTTAAGGAGCAAAATTCAATATTGCAAGGATGATAGCAGTACAATACAAGTTTCATTAACACCAAAGTAGGAGTAAGTACCAACATATTCTTGTTAATATTTTAATAGGATAAATCAGTTGGGGTTGAATTTCAGTTCAGATTTCCAAGCGTGTTCTATGTATCTATagcctcccatcactgtagtactgGTGATCCTCCCAAGCATTTACAAACAGaaataagaacaaaacaaaacagttcgTCAGAGCAATAGCTTGATTAATTTGTATTTTGGGGGAATTTTGTTTGCAGAGTATGAGAGAGGAGAACTTATTGAGAGAAAGctaagaaaaacaaatgttaCATTTAACAGTGAGATCTGGGGGTCACTCTTATCTTTTGAGGGTATGGGTTCCATAGGCTGGGTCCAGCTCCTGTGAAAGttgtctcctgctctcatgagCTTCCCTTTGTTGACTGGCAGTTTCATTGTTACAACTGAATATAGCTGCCCTGGGAAGTCATGGTTGCAGAGTGAGAAGCAATCTCTCGGATAGACAGGGCCAATCCAATGGGGGACTTTGAAGATTAGGGCAAAGACCTAAACAGGACAATGTATTAGATGGGGAGCCAATAAAGAGAGTAGAGCACCACAGTGATGTATTCATATTTAAGGAAATAAAACCCAATCATCCACATTGATGTTAAACAAGCTTTAACTTATGTTCACAGCATCTTTAGTTGACTTGCCTTAATTTTCTTGAATATTCCCATGTAGACATGGCCCAATATTACACCACTATGTAAACGTTGCTTCACCATGAAACCTCCCCTAAAATGTTACTAACTTTACATTATACATAAACATGTAAAATTTCTTTTACTATATGGCCAACAGAAATACGTTCCAGTGTACATTCTGTGTCCTGAGACATCTGAAAGGGCACATTTAATAAGtgtaatttaataaataaatgtgattCATAAAATGTAATGGAAAATAGATAGTATGACTAATGCAAGTCCTAATATCTGGTATCACTCAACAAATAGTGCTACTTTTTCTACTATTATTCCATAAAAAGCAGAGTATTGACGATAAGTTTGACTAATATTCAAACCCTATCAAATCTCACATatcaagtaaaaagaaaaggagtacttgtggcaccttagagactactctaaggtgccacaagtactccttttctttttgcgaatacagactaacacggctgttactctgaaacatatcaaGTAGTAACTTTTTAAATGAGGGCTACAAATACCAAAATAAACGATCTACTAGTTGGGAAGGCCTCCCTGTAAACAAGATGTGTTGAGGCAGATCTGCTGGAAATGGAacgtggggaggagggaatgtcTGTTGGCAGCCAAGTGGGTAGATCCAAAGAACacgttagatcagtggttctcaaacttttcttcacgcggaccacttgaaaattgctgagggtctcggtggaccacttaatgatctttccaaatgctgtttgtaccattagctaactattgtaaagcactttggataaaagctatatacttcattttttttgttctacaaataaaagcacacaactcctattttaatatcagtacttttacctttctaatgcaatggatgtgccctctccctGCCACCACGGCAGCTCCTGAGCTGCGAAGGAGGAGGATCTCTCcctcaccacagcagcccccgagctgaggTTGGGAAGGGGGAGGTGTCTCCCGCGCCGCGGCAGCCACTGAGATGGGCGGAAAGGAGTGGgggtctctccccctctcccctgccacggcagccacagagctgaggctgggaaggagccggggggtgggggtcctctccctggcagctgcagccctggagctggggaaagttgcctctttctctggctgctgcagccctgcaggtCCCAAATttttcccaccccttcttctcactccactgccccctcccacctacctcctattccccccaaggccaccacctcaccttacatgtgcgtcttctccagggtccaggcccCTAATTAGTGGAACCATGCTtacgcagctccactaattaggtgggtggcccttcattcgttcgtgtgcggctgcccaggtgcgtgcaccttagagggaactatccgtggaccacctgaatggagctcacggacTACTGGTGGTTCACGGAGCACAGCTTGAGAACCTCTGCGCTAGATGGCATGATTCTCTGATGTAGGGAATTCAACTCTGACATAATGTCACAGCGGTAAATGTTGGTTCATGCCTGAATTAACAACCTGCGGAGAAGGTCTGAATATGAAGCcagggggcctgatccaaagcccactgaaataaatggaaagactctcattcacttcagtgcACTCTGGATCATGCCCATAGCAAGGGAAACAGTGGCAGCATAAGAACTGCTGGTGTAAGAAATGGTGGAGCCTTCCAGTCACAAGCAtggttgggggggagggtggtctACAGAGTTTCCCATGGATCCCCAGCCTACTTGGCTAATGTAGGACCTATGGCTAGCCACCATCTCCACCTCACTGAGTGGGTGACCCTGTGGAGATACCCAAAATATAATAGAAATTTTCCCTTCCTAGGAAGGGCATGATCTAgcttttttgtttacttttttttttttaacttacaaATAACTTTTCCCAACATGGGAAGGAGTGCTTCTTAATATTTGAAATGTTATTGGCACAAATTAGATCACATGCTTTTGtactccctgaagtcaatggcaaagcatTTACTGATTTCAGGGGTGAAGGATCTGGCCCCGAATGAGTCAATATGGAACATAAGCATAGTGCAGGGTGTTCCTTTTTCATCACATGTAAAATGACACTTTTCAGCTATGACATGCAAAAAACCTGTCTAGTATAAGTAAAGCCACACAGTTTAAGAGTGCCTCTGTGTACACCAAGTACAAAGGAACTTGCTCTTATAATACAAGCATGAAAATATAGAAAGAATTTCTCAAAAGCAACTACTAAGAGAACAGTATGTAACAAAGCATTAGAGttctagtggttctcaaagccggtccgccgcttgttcagggaaagcccctggcgggccgggtcGGTTTGTCTACCTGCCATgcctgcaggttcggccaattgcagctcccactggccgcggttcgctgttccaggccaatgggggctgtgggaagcagcgtgggctgagggatgtgctggctgctgcttcccacagcccccattggcctggaacagcgaaccgcggccagtgggagccgcaatcggccgaacctgcagacgcggcaggtaaacaaaccggcccaacccaccaggggctttccctgaacaagcggcggaccggctttgagaatcaCTGTAATTTAGCCTACATGTTATAATATACATCATACTGTTTAATACTTCCAGtattcattttgatttatttccAGGAAAAGCCACTGAATATCTGAGCTCTGTGAGATCAccagaatttaaaaaacatatttgctTCTGtgtcagattttaaaacaaagtatacTTATCCAAAATGAGCCTAGCATTGGTAGGAAGTGTAAAATCAAAATTCATCAGTGGTGTAATTAAAAGTGAAAAATACCCAACTTTAAATGTCAGTTCCACTGCTGTTTTACTAGGAAAAAGAGAAACCTATTGCAAATACTAGATTTCTTGGGACATCAAATGGAACTGATTTTCCaagaaccactgaagtcaatacttAGAGGAAATGCTACTGGTGTGTTGAGTGGATCCAGCAGTTCAGAAGTACCACCATTGAAATGACAATTCATAGAGATGCATGGAATAGATCAATAGCACATTTATTAGCTGCTGAGCTTTAATTCGTTTTAATTTACTAAGAAAAGGAACATTAGCTGTAGGATTCCAAGACATGTCTGCTAAAATGGTGAAATCTAGAAGAGTTGAGAGGAATATAGTGAGGCAGTACCGATGAGAAGTTTTGGAGGTCTGCCCGTCTCTGAGTACTAAGAtctgcgagagagagagagagagagtgtgtgtgtgtggggggggggggggggtaggggtggggggaacatgATCTTTGTTTCCACGCACAgcgcattatatatatatatatatttttgttaaaagGCGGGAGTTATCTGGCACTATTGGACCCTAAATCCTGTAGAAGAGATATCCTGGAGCTTTAAGATGAGCTGTtctccaaattctgttctcagtcacACGAGTGTAAATCTTGGGGTCAGTGGAGTTACTACAGAAATGTAACTAAATGCAGAATTTGGCACTTTGACCAAGTGAGTTGATAAGAGTAATCTCTGCTACAAATAAAAATTCTTAAGTTACCTAGATGGAGAGATCATTAGGCACGACAAGTAGGATCAAAATATAGGATTGTTGAACTCAAAGAAACAAAATTGACAAAAAGCACATGACTGTTGAGTCTTCTATTCTGAAatcctttggcagagcagtgagaTTGCTGCTAGTCCACTGCAGAAcacgtgatttttttttaaaaggatttttttaagaCAACCTGGTCCTATGTTGTGGTTTACTTTACTTTTGATAACATAGATATTTCTAGCTTAATGTCAACAATACCACGTCTACCAATTGTCAAATTAATACAATACCAATTCCTATGAAGTAAACTGCTGTATTTTTAATGAGATTGTGGTCAAAATATTATGGGGGACTCTGCCTGTATGATGTAAATAAGATAATAGATCAGTACTACTATCTAGTTCACACAACACTGAGCATTTATTAAGTTACGTAACCGaaattgacacagtgcagccttAGAATTCCGGTGGTTTTGGATAGCCACTACCAGTTAACTCAAAGCTTTTGTAACTCCTGTATTTCAACTCAGGTAAACACAGATTGGCTTAGGTTCATTAAAAGATAGACCAAAATCACTAAAGTAGAGCAGTACATTGTCAAGACATACATGCGGATATCAAGATTAATGCACAGAGCCAAAACACCACAAATCCAGTGTCACTTGTACTATTTCCACTTGATAAAGAAGGTCAGTTTCTGACCTTAAATTTCTTAGTCTTGAAGggttattgaagtcaatagagtttcCTCCTATGCCAGATTTCAGTTTGATTAAAAATGTGTatgaaaatgtttcacaaaatgaCAAGCATTTAAAATACTTCATAACCTTATAAAGTCCCTCAAAACATCTCTCTTCTGCCTAGTCAATTTACTTCCTATTTATACCAAGGTATAGCAGGGCTGtccgggggggggagtggggcaatttgccctgggccccacaggggcccccacgagagttttcggcagcaattcggcggcagagGGTCTTTCAGTGCCGCCGGACACAcccggagtgaaggacccgccaccgcttcttccgctccgggtcttcagcggcaatTTGGTGGCGGGGGTCCTTCCACTCCATGTCTTCAGCGAAGTgccccgaagacccggagcagaAGGACGCCCACCGccgaagaccccaggccccctgaatcctctgggcagccctgcGGTATAGACAGTTTACCAAGTTATCAAATGGCATCACAAACTCAGAAGTagtaaatgactgcttcttggagcagctagtcctggaacccacgagaggcaattcttgatttagtcttaagtgcAGCACAGGATCTGAGGTGAATATAGCTGTACCGCTTgataatagcaaccataatataaaatccctgtggcagggaaaacaccacagcagccccacactatagcatttaatttcaaaaggggactacacaaaaatgaggaagttagttaaaacagaaattaaaaaggtacagtgccaaaagtgaaattcctggaaactttttaaagacaccataataaaggctcaacttaaatgtacacccctaaattaaaaaacatagtaagagaaccaaaaaaatgccaccatggctcaacaaagtaaaagaaggagtgagagacaaaaaggcatcctttaaaaagtggaagttaaatccgagtgaggaaaggagaaaggagcataaactctggcaaatgaagtgtcaaaatataattaggaaggctaaaaaagaatttgaagaacaggtagccaaagactcaaaaagtaaaagcaaacattttttttaagtacatcagaagcaggaagcctgctaaacaaccagtggggccactggacgaaggagcactcaaggacaataaggccattgcggagaaactaaatgaattctttgcattggtcttcacagctgacgATGTcagggaaattcccaaacctgagccattctttttagatgacaaatctgaggaactgtcccagattgaggtgtcattagaggaggttttggaacaaattgataaactaaacagcaataagtcaccaggaccaaatgacatttacccaagagttctgaaggaactcaaatatgaaattgcagaactactaactgtagtttgtcatcgatcatttaaatcagtttctgtaccgaatgactggaggatagctaacgtgacgccaatttttaaaaagggctccagaggtgacgcCGGCAATTACcagccagtaagcctgacttcagtactggacaaactggttgaaactatagtgaagaacaaaattgtcagacacatagatgaacataaatttgttgaggaagagtcaacacggtttttgtaaagggaaatcatgcctcatcagtctactagaattctttaagggggtcaacaagcatggggacaagggagatccagtggatatagtgtacttagattttcagaaagcctttgacaaagtccctcaccaaaggctcttaagcaaagtaagcagtcatggcataagagggaaggtcctctcatggattggtaactggttaaaagataggaaacaaagagtaggaataagtggtcagttttcagaatggagagaggtaaatagtggtgtccccaggggtctgtactggacccagtcctattcaacatattcataaatgatctggaaaaaggggtaaacagtgaggtggcaaaatttgcagatgatacaaaactagtcaagatagttaagtccaaagcagactgaaaagagctacaaaaggatctcaaaaaactgggtgactgggcaacaaaatggcagatgaaattcagtgttgagaaatgaaaagtaatgcatattggaacacataatcccaactatatatataaaatgatggggtctaaattagctgttaccactcaagaaagatcttgcagtcactgtggatagttctctgaaaacatccactcaatatgcagcagtagtcaaaaaagggaacaatgttgggaatcattaagaaaaggatagataataagaaagaaaatatcatattgcctctatagaaatccatggtatgcccacatcttgaattctgcatgcagatgtggttgccccatctcaaaaaagatatactggaattggaaaaggttcagaaaagggcaacaaaaattattaggggtatggaacggctgccatctgaggagcgattaataagactgggacttttcagcttggaaaagagatgactaaggggcaATAtaatagaggtttataaaatcatgactagtgtggtgAAAACACTTGCTTATTTCccgtttactccttctcataacacaagaactagggatcaccaatgaaattaataggcagcgggtttaaaacaaacaaaaggaagtattttttccacacaacgcacagtcaacgtgtggaactccttgccacaggatgttgggaaggccaagactataacagcgttcaaaaaaagaact
This region includes:
- the POPDC3 gene encoding popeye domain-containing protein 3; this encodes MGDNESFWESLIYAHPTCVAWKQEAEGSIYHLASILFVVGFMGGSGFFGLMYVFSLLGLGFLCSSVWAWLDVCAADIFSWNFVLFVICFIQFVYVTYQVRSVSFEKEFQELYSSLFQPLGISLTVFRKIVLCCDAEVVTLEKEHCYAMQGKTPIDKLSMLVSGRIRVTVDGEFLHYIFPFQFLDSPEWDSLRPTEEGIFQVTLTAETDCRYVAWRRKKLYLLFAKHRFISRLFSILIGNDIADKLYALNDRVHVGKGLRYDIRLPNFYQVAVPGTPKVQPAEQLVSNSRQKFTNFGNCDSSKK